The nucleotide sequence AGCTGGATGGCTCCCTTCTCGCTTTTTATCCACAACGCAAAAATTTTAAAATATCCTTAACAGTAAAAAAACAAGCGAATTTGTATGCTGATTCGCTTGTTCCTGCACTTATAATTTTCAATTCCCTGCCTCTTAACCGAACTGCTCCAGCCTATGCGCTCCTTCTTATTTTACCGGGGCAGGACCTGCTGCTTTCATCATGAACAATTCAAGTGCGAGCGTTTTGTCAATTTTTCCGGATTTAATGCCGTAATCAGCCTCCGCAAGTTCATCGATCAAACTCCGCAATTCTTCATCAGAGAATCTTCCGGCCTGCTGGGCTGCAAGCTTGACCCGATATGGATGGACTTTAAGCGTTCCTGCAATCTGCTTTTGTCCGTAACCGGCTTTCAGCAAATCTTTCACGTGCAGATAGAGGCGGAACTGGCCAGCCAGTACAGACAGGATTTTCAGGGGCTCTTCTTTCTGCCTGAGCAGGTCATAATAAATCCTCATCGCTTTTTCAACGTTTTTCCCGATCACTCCGTCAATCAGCGCAAAAATATTTTGTTCAAGTGTTCTTGCTGCCAGCATTTCAACCGTTTCGGCTGTAATTTCACCGCCTTCTCCGGCATACAGCGCCATTTTATCCAATTCACTTGAAAGCAGCATCAGGTCTGTATCGGCTGTTTGCAGCAAAAGCCCTTTTGCCTGCGGTGAGATCGCTACGCCATGTTCAGCCGCTCTTGTATCGACCCATTTTTCTGTGAAACGCGGGTCTGCTTTGGACGCCTCAAGGACATCACCATTCTTTTTAAGCAGCTTAACGATTTTTTTCCTTTCATCGAGCTTCTCGTACGGAGCAATAATTACAAGGACCGTATCCGGGGAAGGATCGTGTAAATACCGTTCCAGCACTTTCAAATTGTGGTCCATTTTCGACTTGTCTTTCTGTGATGTGAGAAAAATCGGATTTGTAATCAAAACGACCCGTTTTTCTCCGATAAAGGGAAGTGTTTCCGCTTCTTCAATGGCTGCCTCAACCGGGGTTTCTTCCATGTCAGCAGCTGACAAATTAAAGTCCTGTTCCTCCTCGGATAAGACCGCGTTTATAATTTTATGCTTTGTTTCATCGATAAGGAATGACTCCGTTCCATGCAGCAAGTACAGCGGTGAAATGTCCCGCTGTTTCAGTTTTTTATGTAGTTCCAGCATAACTGTTCCCCCGCGATTAGATGTCTTAACAGTTATCGTAGACCGTACAATACGTTTTGGCAAGGGCAAAATATACATAAAAGGGAGCGAACAACCGAGGAAGCCCGCTCCCCCTTTATGATAAACGCCGGACCAAAAAGGCCTAGGATACTTTTTAGCCGGCGGTATCGCTTTTGTATTGCTTAGATTGCCCGTTACACGGTAAACTATAGATAACAACTCCTGTAAACAAAGGAAAAAGGAATAGAATGAGTAGATTTTTTTCGGGTTATTCCGTATACTAATGAATGAAGTAGGAGGGGTAATTGTGAACAAATTTGAAGAGACAGTGCAAAGTCAGCGTAATGACCTAATTGACTCTGGAGTAGGCTTTATCGTTACCTTTGGTTTTTTTGCTACAATTTTTATCATCGCCACAGTCGTTAAATACTTTGGTGCATAAACCGGAGGAACCGGTAAAACACAGTAATACATACGTTACTGTAGCCAGGCTGCATTTTGCAGCCTGTTTTTCGTTGTTCAAGTTTTTTTAGGGATCATTTGTTTAATCCACAATATGCATCGGCAGGAAAAAGGTTCCTTTATTGCTTTTAAATCGGTAATGGACGGCACCTTGCTCATCTGTACGGAAGACCAGCGTCCCCATTGAAGAAAAACGGTCAAGCACTTCATCATGCGGATGACCGAAACGATTTTCGTTCCCTGCTGATATAACAGCAATTTTCGGATTGACCTTTTTCAGGAAAGCTTCTGAAGATGAAGTTTTACTGCCATGGTGTCCCGCCTTCAAAATATCTGCCCGCAATGAAGGCTTGGCACGGATCAGTGCAGACTCCCCTTCCTTCTCCAGATCCCCTGTGAACAGCCATGACTTGCCGCCAAGCAGAGCATGAACCGCAATGGAGCGGTTATTTTCATTCAAGTGTCCGCTTGCAGGTGAGTAATAGGCGCTGACCGGATGAGCGTTTGTCCCGATTTCGACTGTCCCATCCACCCCATAGACCTGAATGCCCTTTTCATGTGCAGATTTGATGACCTTCGTCAGCATTGCATTCCTTCTTGCCCCGCTCCCTATCAAGATGTTTTTCACATTCATATTCCGTACGACCGCTTCCGCGCCTCCGATATGGTCGATATCCGAATGGGTAAGGACCAGATAATCGATCTTTTTTATCCCTTTCGCCTTTAAGAGCGGCACTACAATGTCAGCACCGGGATCAAAATTGCTGCGCCGTTCGGCCCACTCGGGCACCTCAAACCGAAGAACACCTCCCGTATCAATCAAAATATTCATTTCTGAATGGGGAAGCGTGATAAAAGTGCTGTCTCCCTGTCCGACATCAATAAAAACAACTTCGCCTTCCCCGCTGAAAACCGGTAAATAATAAATAATAGACCACCAGGACAGGAAAAGAACAGTCCCATACATGACCTTTTTTGTTTCAAATAAAATGAATACTGTAGCGGTTATACATATTGCCGCTCCGGCAATGTATTTATCGGACTTGCCAAATACAAGCAAGCCAAAGTCAAGTCCTGCGACTACTTGTAATAATTTGGATGAAAGCGCCAAAATGGAGGACAGCAGCCGCTCGAAGACATCAAACAGCACCGGCACCTGCATTGAGAGTACAGCCGCGTTGGCCAGCGGCAAAACTGCGAACATAATGACAGGAACAAATATCAGATTTACCGGGATTGATAACAGTGAGAATTGATAAAAGTGATACAGAAGAACTGGAAGTGAGGAAGCCTGTGCGATCATCGTCACGAGTATGAGCTGAACGCCCGCCGATGAACCCTTCTTAAGAATCGGGGAAGAAAATATGAGGGCATAACTGACGAGGAAGGAAAGCTGGAAGCCTGCTTCATATAAATAGTAAGGATGTAGCAAAACCATAAACATAAAGATGAGGCTGATACCATCAGAAGCCGCCATCCTTCTCCGCATAAGCGTGGAAACGAGGACAGCAGCAGACATTCCGGCAGCCCGCAAAACAGCGGGGGACCCTCCGGTAATGATTGCATATACGCCAAGGGCCGCAATCAGTGATACAGCCGTTTTTTCCCTTGTAACTCCCATGCGGATCATAGTGAAATACAGCAAAGAAACGATGCTCCCCACATGAAGGCCAGATATGACCAGCAAGTGCATGATGCCGAGCTTTTGATAAGAGTGGTATAAATCATCATCAATTAATGAACGTTCACCGAGTACAAGCGCCTGGACAACCCCTTCATCGCCTTTATTGAAGTTATGGGCGATCTCATCAAGTATCGTGCCGCGAAAGCGGATGACGGCTCCTATACCATCCCTGCTCGCTTTCAGGCAATCGGAAGGATTCAGCCGCTCTGTTTCGGCGATCCAGTGGATTTTGCGATGTTTCAAATACTTGGCGTAGTCAAAAGAATGTTCGTTGCGTGGGTTGTCAGATTTCACAAGTTTTGCCGTGAAAGAACATCCGTCACCGTATGAAAGTTCCGACCACATTTTCTTTTCTTGTTCAGTCCGGATCCGGTGTTTCACGATTACCTTTTCATAGCCAGTAACGGATAAAGAAAACATCAGCCGGTCACCATCGATTTCGGGAAGTGAAGAGACTGTGCCTGTAAACTGGTTAGTTTCAAGAGAAAGCGCCGTTACATTATGAGACGCGGTTATTGAGGAGGTGACCAAAAACAACAGGAAAGCGGAGAATGCCGCGAGCGTCAGTGTCCTGCCTTCTTTCCAGAAAAGATAAAAGAAAAAACCGGCTGAACTTATTAGAACCGGTAAAGAAAAAGAAAGGGAGGCAAGAATGCCGGCAGCGGCAGCCGCCGCTATGTATATGGTTTTTCCGCGCAATACTTTCTTAAGCCTCCATATTATTTTTTATACAGCTTCTCCGCTTCCTGGCGCAGCGCCGCAAGCTCCGCTTCCGGCATGCCTTTTTCCGCAAGCTTTTCCAGCAGCTTCCCTGTCAGGCTGTGCTTATGCTCCTCATTTAAGTCTGTCACAGCGTCAACAGGTGCCACCTCGACTTTTTGTACGAAAACCCCCGCTTGCTGCAGCATTTCTTCCGCGTACGGGTGATTTTTATAATCTTTTGCATAATGAAGAGCCTTTATGCCTGACTGTATCAGTGCTTTTGTGCAGTGGATGCACGGAAAATGGGTCACATAAATTTCTGCTCCCTCCGTTGGCACCCCGAATTTCGCGCATTGCAAAAGCGCATTGACTTCTGCGTGGATGGTCCGGACGCAATGCTCATCAATGACATAACATCCTTCATCGATACAGTGGGTGCCTCCTGAAATCGAACCGTTATACCCGCCTGCAATTATCCGTTTATCTCTCACGATAGTCGCTCCGACAGCCAACCGCGTGCAGGTGCTCCTTTGTGAAAGCAAGTGGCTTTGTGACATGAAATATTGATCCCAGGAAATTCGATTACTTGTCGTCATGCTGTCCCCTCCGTTACTTTCTCTTTAGCCAGTGTACCTGCTCTTTTTAAAATGAGTCAACACCATATCATGGCACCTCGATATAACCATCCATGTTTTCCAGTGACTTTTCACCGATACCGCTTACTTCAAGGAGGTCTTCAGCCGTTTCAAACGGGCCGTTTTTTTCTCTGTACTCCAGAATCATTTTTGCTTTGGAAGGGCCGACTCCCGGTATTGTTTGCAATTGTTCCGCATTTGCCATGTTGATGTTCACTTTGCCGGAACTGTCAGCAGCGGATGAGTCTGTGCTGCCCCCGGAGTGTTCACCTGTTTTCGGGATCACGATCATCATTCCGTCAATGGCCTTTGATGCAAGGTTGACCTGCGTCTGGTCTGCATCTGCAGTCAATCCGCCGGCCTTATTAACAGCGTCTTCCACCCTGTCCCCTTCCATAAGCCGGTAAACGCCAGGATTCTTGACTTCACCTTTTATATCAATGA is from Bacillus marinisedimentorum and encodes:
- a CDS encoding YqzM family protein, giving the protein MNKFEETVQSQRNDLIDSGVGFIVTFGFFATIFIIATVVKYFGA
- the holA gene encoding DNA polymerase III subunit delta, with the translated sequence MLELHKKLKQRDISPLYLLHGTESFLIDETKHKIINAVLSEEEQDFNLSAADMEETPVEAAIEEAETLPFIGEKRVVLITNPIFLTSQKDKSKMDHNLKVLERYLHDPSPDTVLVIIAPYEKLDERKKIVKLLKKNGDVLEASKADPRFTEKWVDTRAAEHGVAISPQAKGLLLQTADTDLMLLSSELDKMALYAGEGGEITAETVEMLAARTLEQNIFALIDGVIGKNVEKAMRIYYDLLRQKEEPLKILSVLAGQFRLYLHVKDLLKAGYGQKQIAGTLKVHPYRVKLAAQQAGRFSDEELRSLIDELAEADYGIKSGKIDKTLALELFMMKAAGPAPVK
- a CDS encoding DNA internalization-related competence protein ComEC/Rec2; translation: MRGKTIYIAAAAAAGILASLSFSLPVLISSAGFFFYLFWKEGRTLTLAAFSAFLLFLVTSSITASHNVTALSLETNQFTGTVSSLPEIDGDRLMFSLSVTGYEKVIVKHRIRTEQEKKMWSELSYGDGCSFTAKLVKSDNPRNEHSFDYAKYLKHRKIHWIAETERLNPSDCLKASRDGIGAVIRFRGTILDEIAHNFNKGDEGVVQALVLGERSLIDDDLYHSYQKLGIMHLLVISGLHVGSIVSLLYFTMIRMGVTREKTAVSLIAALGVYAIITGGSPAVLRAAGMSAAVLVSTLMRRRMAASDGISLIFMFMVLLHPYYLYEAGFQLSFLVSYALIFSSPILKKGSSAGVQLILVTMIAQASSLPVLLYHFYQFSLLSIPVNLIFVPVIMFAVLPLANAAVLSMQVPVLFDVFERLLSSILALSSKLLQVVAGLDFGLLVFGKSDKYIAGAAICITATVFILFETKKVMYGTVLFLSWWSIIYYLPVFSGEGEVVFIDVGQGDSTFITLPHSEMNILIDTGGVLRFEVPEWAERRSNFDPGADIVVPLLKAKGIKKIDYLVLTHSDIDHIGGAEAVVRNMNVKNILIGSGARRNAMLTKVIKSAHEKGIQVYGVDGTVEIGTNAHPVSAYYSPASGHLNENNRSIAVHALLGGKSWLFTGDLEKEGESALIRAKPSLRADILKAGHHGSKTSSSEAFLKKVNPKIAVISAGNENRFGHPHDEVLDRFSSMGTLVFRTDEQGAVHYRFKSNKGTFFLPMHIVD
- a CDS encoding helix-hairpin-helix domain-containing protein — protein: MSLSRKEWMLAGLAGIILLAFLSWHLLKEKGAESEAGSSSLKDAEVLLQAGGTGSITENPEKPANPVVIDIKGEVKNPGVYRLMEGDRVEDAVNKAGGLTADADQTQVNLASKAIDGMMIVIPKTGEHSGGSTDSSAADSSGKVNINMANAEQLQTIPGVGPSKAKMILEYREKNGPFETAEDLLEVSGIGEKSLENMDGYIEVP
- a CDS encoding ComE operon protein 2, with translation MTTSNRISWDQYFMSQSHLLSQRSTCTRLAVGATIVRDKRIIAGGYNGSISGGTHCIDEGCYVIDEHCVRTIHAEVNALLQCAKFGVPTEGAEIYVTHFPCIHCTKALIQSGIKALHYAKDYKNHPYAEEMLQQAGVFVQKVEVAPVDAVTDLNEEHKHSLTGKLLEKLAEKGMPEAELAALRQEAEKLYKK